From one Rhodamnia argentea isolate NSW1041297 chromosome 1, ASM2092103v1, whole genome shotgun sequence genomic stretch:
- the LOC115738860 gene encoding calmodulin-binding transcription activator 3 isoform X5, giving the protein MADARRYVLGNPLDIQQILLDAQHRWLRPAEICEILQNYKNFQIAPEPANMPPSGSLFLFDRKVLRYFRKDGHNWRKKKDGKTVKEAHERLKAGSVDVLHCYYAHGEHNENFQRRTYWMLEEELSHIVLVHYLEVKGNRMNIHRIKDTEEMISLSRETEASYEINSSLSSNSHQNNYQVPSQTMDSSSPQASEYGDAESAYSNQANSGIHSIVDFQEAGMQNIDTGHSHPYYPASNLTDTTRECDVAGLALEPQKHLDFPSWEQALESRSSGAQSNIIQPSVSSAQPVTPEIMPKHGHDILGQLFTDGISSKQEIGIRSQDQEELQVHITNKIAESVSTENGHYTNSFLDGNVALEGKAGCPSTGKQPFANILAEEGLKKIDSFNRWMSKQLGDVNELLGQSTTGAYWSAVVSDGVDSSDSQQHENDFMLTPSLSQEQLFSIVDFSPSWTYAGLEIKVLITGRFLRSQQEAELFKWSCMFGEVEVPAEVIADGVLCCHAPVHKAGRVPFYITCSNRVACSELREFEFRVNNSHGMISADTKDCSVNEGVDETLYMRFAKLLCANSPRLNNSNIGENSQLRSKICSLLKDDDAHGDHVLESSSDEFSSERVREQLFEKLLKEKLCEWLIEKSAEGGKGASVLDEGGQGVLHFASALGYDWALQPTIIAGVNVNFRDANGWTALHWAASLGREWTVASLISLGASPGALTDPTPTYTTGRTPADLASANGHKGIAGYLAESALSAHLSLLNLDTTGGDASHGSGGKAVQTISERSPTPIREGDLPSGLSLKDSLAAVCNASQAAARIHQVFRMQSFQRKQLKEYGDDRHGISDEHALSLVATKVYKPGQVDEPLHAAAIRIQNKFRGWKGRKDFLITRQRIVKIQAHFRGHQVRKSKNILWSVGIVEKVILRWRRKGSGLRGFKREALTEASSMQDAPSDEDEYDLLKEGRKQTEERLQKALARVKSMVQYPEARDQYSRLLNVVSEIQEAQVEHENTRNRNGEATDFYDDLIDLEELLDDDTLEPMAP; this is encoded by the exons GTggttctttatttctttttgatCGGAAGGTACTCAGATACTTCAGAAAAGATGGGCATaactggaggaagaaaaaggatgggaagACAGTGAAGGAAGCTCATGAGAGACTCAAG GCGGGAAGTGTTGACGTGTTGCATTGCTATTATGCACACGGGGAacataatgaaaattttcaacgaCGCACCTATTGGATGCTTGAAGA GGAGCTCTCTCACATTGTTCTGGTGCACTACCTTGAAGTAAAG GGAAACAGGATGAACATCCATCGAATCAAAGACACTGAAGAGATGATTTCCTTGTCCCGTGAAACTGAAGCTAGTTATGAGATAAATAGTTCTCTGTCTTCTAATTCTCACCAAAATAACTACCAAGTTCCTTCTCAAACAATGGATAGCTCTAGCCCTCAGGCATCGGAGTATGGGGATGCTGAATCAG CATACAGTAACCAGGCAAATTCCGGAATTCACTCTATCGTTGACTTTCAAGAGGCtggaatgcaaaatattgacACTGGACACTCTCATCCTTATTATCCAGCTTCAAATTTGA CTGATACCACTAGAGAGTGTGATGTTGCTGGTTTAGCATTAGAGCCTCAGAAGCATCTTGATTTTCCATCTTGGGAGCAGGCATTAGAAAGTCGTTCTTCTGGTGCCCAATCTAATATTATTCAGCCGTCAGTTTCTTCTGCACAACCTGTCACCCCTGAAATCATGCCTAAACATGGTCATGATATACTAGGGCAGCTTTTCACTGATGGTATCAGTTCGAAGCAGGAGATTGGGATCCGATCACAGGACCAAGAAGAATTACAG GTACATATAACCAATAAAATTGCAGAGAGTGTAAGCACAGAAAATGGACATTATACGAACTCATTCTTAGATGGCAATGTCGCATTAGAGGGAAAAGCCGGCTGCCCTTCTACGGGAAAACAGCCATTTGCCAATATCCTAGCagaagaaggcttgaagaagaTCGACAGTTTCAACCGGTGGATGAGTAAACAACTAGGGGATGTGAATGAGTTACTTGGTCAGTCCACTACTGGAGCCTACTGGAGTGCGGTTGTCAGTGACGGTGTTGATTCGAGTGACTCTCAGCAGCATGAAAATGACTTtatgctcactccctctctttcccaGGAACAGCTATTTAGCATTGTAGATTTTTCACCAAGTTGGACATATGCTGGTTTAGAAATCAAG GTGCTAATCACTGGAAGGTTCTTGAGAAGTCAACAAGAAGCAGAGCTATTCAAATGGTCTTGCATGTTTGGTGAAGTAGAAGTTCCAGCCGAGGTTATAGCGGATGGTGTTCTGTGTTGCCATGCTCCGGTGCACAAGGCTGGGAGGGTTCCCTTTTACATCACATGCTCCAATAGGGTGGCATGTAGCGAACTTCGTGAGTTTGAATTTCGTGTGAACAACTCTCATGGTATGATTTCTGCAGATACTAAAGATTGCAGTGTAAATGAGGGTGTAGATGAGACTCTTTACATGCGTTTTGCAAAGTTGCTGTGTGCAAACTCTCCGCGTCTCAACAACAGCAATATTGGGGAAAACTCGCAGTTGAGAAGTAAGATCTGCTCATTGCTTAAAGACGATGATGCTCATGGGGATCATGTCTTGGAAAGTTCTTCAGATGAGTTTTCTtcagagagagtgagggagcAGTTATTCGAAAAGCTACTCAAGGAGAAGTTATGCGAATGGCTCATAGAAAAGTCGGCTGAGGGAGGAAAAGGTGCCAGTGTATTGGATGAGGGCGGCCAAGGTGTGCTACATTTTGCATCTGCTCTTGGCTATGATTGGGCCCTGCAACCAACAATTATTGCTGGTGTAAATGTAAATTTTCGGGATGCAAATGGGTGGACTGCACTACACTGGGCAGCATCTTTGGGCAG AGAGTGGACGGTTGCTTCCCTCATCTCTCTTGGTGCATCACCAGGAGCATTAACTGATCCAACTCCCACTTATACAACGGGCAGAACACCTGCAGATTTAGCCTCTGCCAATGGGCACAAAGGGATTGCCGGTTATCTTGCTGAATCTGCTTTGAGTGCTCACCTTTCATTGCTGAATCTGGACACTACTGGGGGTGATGCCTCTCATGGTTCTGGAGGAAAAGCAGTACAAACTATTTCAGAAAGAAGTCCCACTCCAATCAGAGAAGGAGACTTGCCAAGCGGTCTTTCACTTAAAGATTCGTTGGCTGCTGTTTGCAATGCCAGTCAAGCTGCTGCACGAATTCATCAAGTTTTTAGAATGCAGTCTTTCCAAAGAAAGCAATTGAAAGAGTATGGTGATGATAGACATGGAATTTCAGATGAACATGCTCTTTCACTGGTTGCAACAAAGGTATACAAACCAGGACAAGTTGATGAACCTTTGCATGCTGCGGCAATTCGGATACAGAACAAATTTCGAGGATGGAAAGGTCGAAAAGACTTTTTAATCACCCGGCAGCGAATTGTCAAAATTCAG GCCCATTTCAGAGGTCACCAGGTGCGGAAAAGCAAAAATATACTTTGGTCCGTGGGAATTGTCGAGAAGGTTATTTTGCGTTGGAGAAGAAAGGGAAGTGGTCTACGGGGTTTTAAACGAGAAGCACTTACTGAGGCCTCCAGCATGCAGGATGCCCCCTCAGATGAGGATGAGTATGATTTACTGAAAGAAGGACGAAAGCAGACTGAAGAAAGGTTGCAAAAAGCTCTTGCTAGGGTGAAGTCCATGGTGCAATACCCTGAGGCCCGGGATCAATATAGTAGATTGCTAAATGTTGTTTCTGAAATACAAGAAGCCCAG GTTGAACACGAAAATACACGCAACAGAAATGGAGAAGCAACAGATTTTtatgatgatttgattgatctTGAAGAACTATTGGACGACGATACTTTGGAGCCTATGGCACCCTGA
- the LOC115738860 gene encoding calmodulin-binding transcription activator 3 isoform X2 — MADARRYVLGNPLDIQQILLDAQHRWLRPAEICEILQNYKNFQIAPEPANMPPSGSLFLFDRKVLRYFRKDGHNWRKKKDGKTVKEAHERLKAGSVDVLHCYYAHGEHNENFQRRTYWMLEEELSHIVLVHYLEVKGNRMNIHRIKDTEEMISLSRETEASYEINSSLSSNSHQNNYQVPSQTMDSSSPQASEYGDAESAYSNQANSGIHSIVDFQEAGMQNIDTGHSHPYYPASNLNDYQGNLSVNPGMDFLSFSPADTTRECDVAGLALEPQKHLDFPSWEQALESRSSGAQSNIIQPSVSSAQPVTPEIMPKHGHDILGQLFTDGISSKQEIGIRSQDQEELQVHITNKIAESVSTENGHYTNSFLDGNVALEGKAGCPSTGKQPFANILAEEGLKKIDSFNRWMSKQLGDVNELLGQSTTGAYWSAVVSDGVDSSDSQQHENDFMLTPSLSQEQLFSIVDFSPSWTYAGLEIKVLITGRFLRSQQEAELFKWSCMFGEVEVPAEVIADGVLCCHAPVHKAGRVPFYITCSNRVACSELREFEFRVNNSHGMISADTKDCSVNEGVDETLYMRFAKLLCANSPRLNNSNIGENSQLRSKICSLLKDDDAHGDHVLESSSDEFSSERVREQLFEKLLKEKLCEWLIEKSAEGGKGASVLDEGGQGVLHFASALGYDWALQPTIIAGVNVNFRDANGWTALHWAASLGREWTVASLISLGASPGALTDPTPTYTTGRTPADLASANGHKGIAGYLAESALSAHLSLLNLDTTGGDASHGSGGKAVQTISERSPTPIREGDLPSGLSLKDSLAAVCNASQAAARIHQVFRMQSFQRKQLKEYGDDRHGISDEHALSLVATKVYKPGQVDEPLHAAAIRIQNKFRGWKGRKDFLITRQRIVKIQAHFRGHQVRKSKNILWSVGIVEKVILRWRRKGSGLRGFKREALTEASSMQDAPSDEDEYDLLKEGRKQTEERLQKALARVKSMVQYPEARDQYSRLLNVVSEIQEAQVEHENTRNRNGEATDFYDDLIDLEELLDDDTLEPMAP, encoded by the exons GTggttctttatttctttttgatCGGAAGGTACTCAGATACTTCAGAAAAGATGGGCATaactggaggaagaaaaaggatgggaagACAGTGAAGGAAGCTCATGAGAGACTCAAG GCGGGAAGTGTTGACGTGTTGCATTGCTATTATGCACACGGGGAacataatgaaaattttcaacgaCGCACCTATTGGATGCTTGAAGA GGAGCTCTCTCACATTGTTCTGGTGCACTACCTTGAAGTAAAG GGAAACAGGATGAACATCCATCGAATCAAAGACACTGAAGAGATGATTTCCTTGTCCCGTGAAACTGAAGCTAGTTATGAGATAAATAGTTCTCTGTCTTCTAATTCTCACCAAAATAACTACCAAGTTCCTTCTCAAACAATGGATAGCTCTAGCCCTCAGGCATCGGAGTATGGGGATGCTGAATCAG CATACAGTAACCAGGCAAATTCCGGAATTCACTCTATCGTTGACTTTCAAGAGGCtggaatgcaaaatattgacACTGGACACTCTCATCCTTATTATCCAGCTTCAAATTTGA ATGATTATCAAGGAAACCTGTCTGTTAACCCCGGAAtggattttctctctttttctccagCTGATACCACTAGAGAGTGTGATGTTGCTGGTTTAGCATTAGAGCCTCAGAAGCATCTTGATTTTCCATCTTGGGAGCAGGCATTAGAAAGTCGTTCTTCTGGTGCCCAATCTAATATTATTCAGCCGTCAGTTTCTTCTGCACAACCTGTCACCCCTGAAATCATGCCTAAACATGGTCATGATATACTAGGGCAGCTTTTCACTGATGGTATCAGTTCGAAGCAGGAGATTGGGATCCGATCACAGGACCAAGAAGAATTACAG GTACATATAACCAATAAAATTGCAGAGAGTGTAAGCACAGAAAATGGACATTATACGAACTCATTCTTAGATGGCAATGTCGCATTAGAGGGAAAAGCCGGCTGCCCTTCTACGGGAAAACAGCCATTTGCCAATATCCTAGCagaagaaggcttgaagaagaTCGACAGTTTCAACCGGTGGATGAGTAAACAACTAGGGGATGTGAATGAGTTACTTGGTCAGTCCACTACTGGAGCCTACTGGAGTGCGGTTGTCAGTGACGGTGTTGATTCGAGTGACTCTCAGCAGCATGAAAATGACTTtatgctcactccctctctttcccaGGAACAGCTATTTAGCATTGTAGATTTTTCACCAAGTTGGACATATGCTGGTTTAGAAATCAAG GTGCTAATCACTGGAAGGTTCTTGAGAAGTCAACAAGAAGCAGAGCTATTCAAATGGTCTTGCATGTTTGGTGAAGTAGAAGTTCCAGCCGAGGTTATAGCGGATGGTGTTCTGTGTTGCCATGCTCCGGTGCACAAGGCTGGGAGGGTTCCCTTTTACATCACATGCTCCAATAGGGTGGCATGTAGCGAACTTCGTGAGTTTGAATTTCGTGTGAACAACTCTCATGGTATGATTTCTGCAGATACTAAAGATTGCAGTGTAAATGAGGGTGTAGATGAGACTCTTTACATGCGTTTTGCAAAGTTGCTGTGTGCAAACTCTCCGCGTCTCAACAACAGCAATATTGGGGAAAACTCGCAGTTGAGAAGTAAGATCTGCTCATTGCTTAAAGACGATGATGCTCATGGGGATCATGTCTTGGAAAGTTCTTCAGATGAGTTTTCTtcagagagagtgagggagcAGTTATTCGAAAAGCTACTCAAGGAGAAGTTATGCGAATGGCTCATAGAAAAGTCGGCTGAGGGAGGAAAAGGTGCCAGTGTATTGGATGAGGGCGGCCAAGGTGTGCTACATTTTGCATCTGCTCTTGGCTATGATTGGGCCCTGCAACCAACAATTATTGCTGGTGTAAATGTAAATTTTCGGGATGCAAATGGGTGGACTGCACTACACTGGGCAGCATCTTTGGGCAG AGAGTGGACGGTTGCTTCCCTCATCTCTCTTGGTGCATCACCAGGAGCATTAACTGATCCAACTCCCACTTATACAACGGGCAGAACACCTGCAGATTTAGCCTCTGCCAATGGGCACAAAGGGATTGCCGGTTATCTTGCTGAATCTGCTTTGAGTGCTCACCTTTCATTGCTGAATCTGGACACTACTGGGGGTGATGCCTCTCATGGTTCTGGAGGAAAAGCAGTACAAACTATTTCAGAAAGAAGTCCCACTCCAATCAGAGAAGGAGACTTGCCAAGCGGTCTTTCACTTAAAGATTCGTTGGCTGCTGTTTGCAATGCCAGTCAAGCTGCTGCACGAATTCATCAAGTTTTTAGAATGCAGTCTTTCCAAAGAAAGCAATTGAAAGAGTATGGTGATGATAGACATGGAATTTCAGATGAACATGCTCTTTCACTGGTTGCAACAAAGGTATACAAACCAGGACAAGTTGATGAACCTTTGCATGCTGCGGCAATTCGGATACAGAACAAATTTCGAGGATGGAAAGGTCGAAAAGACTTTTTAATCACCCGGCAGCGAATTGTCAAAATTCAG GCCCATTTCAGAGGTCACCAGGTGCGGAAAAGCAAAAATATACTTTGGTCCGTGGGAATTGTCGAGAAGGTTATTTTGCGTTGGAGAAGAAAGGGAAGTGGTCTACGGGGTTTTAAACGAGAAGCACTTACTGAGGCCTCCAGCATGCAGGATGCCCCCTCAGATGAGGATGAGTATGATTTACTGAAAGAAGGACGAAAGCAGACTGAAGAAAGGTTGCAAAAAGCTCTTGCTAGGGTGAAGTCCATGGTGCAATACCCTGAGGCCCGGGATCAATATAGTAGATTGCTAAATGTTGTTTCTGAAATACAAGAAGCCCAG GTTGAACACGAAAATACACGCAACAGAAATGGAGAAGCAACAGATTTTtatgatgatttgattgatctTGAAGAACTATTGGACGACGATACTTTGGAGCCTATGGCACCCTGA
- the LOC115738860 gene encoding calmodulin-binding transcription activator 3 isoform X1, with protein MADARRYVLGNPLDIQQILLDAQHRWLRPAEICEILQNYKNFQIAPEPANMPPSGSLFLFDRKVLRYFRKDGHNWRKKKDGKTVKEAHERLKAGSVDVLHCYYAHGEHNENFQRRTYWMLEEELSHIVLVHYLEVKGNRMNIHRIKDTEEMISLSRETEASYEINSSLSSNSHQNNYQVPSQTMDSSSPQASEYGDAESAYSNQANSGIHSIVDFQEAGMQNIDTGHSHPYYPASNLTDDYQGNLSVNPGMDFLSFSPADTTRECDVAGLALEPQKHLDFPSWEQALESRSSGAQSNIIQPSVSSAQPVTPEIMPKHGHDILGQLFTDGISSKQEIGIRSQDQEELQVHITNKIAESVSTENGHYTNSFLDGNVALEGKAGCPSTGKQPFANILAEEGLKKIDSFNRWMSKQLGDVNELLGQSTTGAYWSAVVSDGVDSSDSQQHENDFMLTPSLSQEQLFSIVDFSPSWTYAGLEIKVLITGRFLRSQQEAELFKWSCMFGEVEVPAEVIADGVLCCHAPVHKAGRVPFYITCSNRVACSELREFEFRVNNSHGMISADTKDCSVNEGVDETLYMRFAKLLCANSPRLNNSNIGENSQLRSKICSLLKDDDAHGDHVLESSSDEFSSERVREQLFEKLLKEKLCEWLIEKSAEGGKGASVLDEGGQGVLHFASALGYDWALQPTIIAGVNVNFRDANGWTALHWAASLGREWTVASLISLGASPGALTDPTPTYTTGRTPADLASANGHKGIAGYLAESALSAHLSLLNLDTTGGDASHGSGGKAVQTISERSPTPIREGDLPSGLSLKDSLAAVCNASQAAARIHQVFRMQSFQRKQLKEYGDDRHGISDEHALSLVATKVYKPGQVDEPLHAAAIRIQNKFRGWKGRKDFLITRQRIVKIQAHFRGHQVRKSKNILWSVGIVEKVILRWRRKGSGLRGFKREALTEASSMQDAPSDEDEYDLLKEGRKQTEERLQKALARVKSMVQYPEARDQYSRLLNVVSEIQEAQVEHENTRNRNGEATDFYDDLIDLEELLDDDTLEPMAP; from the exons GTggttctttatttctttttgatCGGAAGGTACTCAGATACTTCAGAAAAGATGGGCATaactggaggaagaaaaaggatgggaagACAGTGAAGGAAGCTCATGAGAGACTCAAG GCGGGAAGTGTTGACGTGTTGCATTGCTATTATGCACACGGGGAacataatgaaaattttcaacgaCGCACCTATTGGATGCTTGAAGA GGAGCTCTCTCACATTGTTCTGGTGCACTACCTTGAAGTAAAG GGAAACAGGATGAACATCCATCGAATCAAAGACACTGAAGAGATGATTTCCTTGTCCCGTGAAACTGAAGCTAGTTATGAGATAAATAGTTCTCTGTCTTCTAATTCTCACCAAAATAACTACCAAGTTCCTTCTCAAACAATGGATAGCTCTAGCCCTCAGGCATCGGAGTATGGGGATGCTGAATCAG CATACAGTAACCAGGCAAATTCCGGAATTCACTCTATCGTTGACTTTCAAGAGGCtggaatgcaaaatattgacACTGGACACTCTCATCCTTATTATCCAGCTTCAAATTTGA CAGATGATTATCAAGGAAACCTGTCTGTTAACCCCGGAAtggattttctctctttttctccagCTGATACCACTAGAGAGTGTGATGTTGCTGGTTTAGCATTAGAGCCTCAGAAGCATCTTGATTTTCCATCTTGGGAGCAGGCATTAGAAAGTCGTTCTTCTGGTGCCCAATCTAATATTATTCAGCCGTCAGTTTCTTCTGCACAACCTGTCACCCCTGAAATCATGCCTAAACATGGTCATGATATACTAGGGCAGCTTTTCACTGATGGTATCAGTTCGAAGCAGGAGATTGGGATCCGATCACAGGACCAAGAAGAATTACAG GTACATATAACCAATAAAATTGCAGAGAGTGTAAGCACAGAAAATGGACATTATACGAACTCATTCTTAGATGGCAATGTCGCATTAGAGGGAAAAGCCGGCTGCCCTTCTACGGGAAAACAGCCATTTGCCAATATCCTAGCagaagaaggcttgaagaagaTCGACAGTTTCAACCGGTGGATGAGTAAACAACTAGGGGATGTGAATGAGTTACTTGGTCAGTCCACTACTGGAGCCTACTGGAGTGCGGTTGTCAGTGACGGTGTTGATTCGAGTGACTCTCAGCAGCATGAAAATGACTTtatgctcactccctctctttcccaGGAACAGCTATTTAGCATTGTAGATTTTTCACCAAGTTGGACATATGCTGGTTTAGAAATCAAG GTGCTAATCACTGGAAGGTTCTTGAGAAGTCAACAAGAAGCAGAGCTATTCAAATGGTCTTGCATGTTTGGTGAAGTAGAAGTTCCAGCCGAGGTTATAGCGGATGGTGTTCTGTGTTGCCATGCTCCGGTGCACAAGGCTGGGAGGGTTCCCTTTTACATCACATGCTCCAATAGGGTGGCATGTAGCGAACTTCGTGAGTTTGAATTTCGTGTGAACAACTCTCATGGTATGATTTCTGCAGATACTAAAGATTGCAGTGTAAATGAGGGTGTAGATGAGACTCTTTACATGCGTTTTGCAAAGTTGCTGTGTGCAAACTCTCCGCGTCTCAACAACAGCAATATTGGGGAAAACTCGCAGTTGAGAAGTAAGATCTGCTCATTGCTTAAAGACGATGATGCTCATGGGGATCATGTCTTGGAAAGTTCTTCAGATGAGTTTTCTtcagagagagtgagggagcAGTTATTCGAAAAGCTACTCAAGGAGAAGTTATGCGAATGGCTCATAGAAAAGTCGGCTGAGGGAGGAAAAGGTGCCAGTGTATTGGATGAGGGCGGCCAAGGTGTGCTACATTTTGCATCTGCTCTTGGCTATGATTGGGCCCTGCAACCAACAATTATTGCTGGTGTAAATGTAAATTTTCGGGATGCAAATGGGTGGACTGCACTACACTGGGCAGCATCTTTGGGCAG AGAGTGGACGGTTGCTTCCCTCATCTCTCTTGGTGCATCACCAGGAGCATTAACTGATCCAACTCCCACTTATACAACGGGCAGAACACCTGCAGATTTAGCCTCTGCCAATGGGCACAAAGGGATTGCCGGTTATCTTGCTGAATCTGCTTTGAGTGCTCACCTTTCATTGCTGAATCTGGACACTACTGGGGGTGATGCCTCTCATGGTTCTGGAGGAAAAGCAGTACAAACTATTTCAGAAAGAAGTCCCACTCCAATCAGAGAAGGAGACTTGCCAAGCGGTCTTTCACTTAAAGATTCGTTGGCTGCTGTTTGCAATGCCAGTCAAGCTGCTGCACGAATTCATCAAGTTTTTAGAATGCAGTCTTTCCAAAGAAAGCAATTGAAAGAGTATGGTGATGATAGACATGGAATTTCAGATGAACATGCTCTTTCACTGGTTGCAACAAAGGTATACAAACCAGGACAAGTTGATGAACCTTTGCATGCTGCGGCAATTCGGATACAGAACAAATTTCGAGGATGGAAAGGTCGAAAAGACTTTTTAATCACCCGGCAGCGAATTGTCAAAATTCAG GCCCATTTCAGAGGTCACCAGGTGCGGAAAAGCAAAAATATACTTTGGTCCGTGGGAATTGTCGAGAAGGTTATTTTGCGTTGGAGAAGAAAGGGAAGTGGTCTACGGGGTTTTAAACGAGAAGCACTTACTGAGGCCTCCAGCATGCAGGATGCCCCCTCAGATGAGGATGAGTATGATTTACTGAAAGAAGGACGAAAGCAGACTGAAGAAAGGTTGCAAAAAGCTCTTGCTAGGGTGAAGTCCATGGTGCAATACCCTGAGGCCCGGGATCAATATAGTAGATTGCTAAATGTTGTTTCTGAAATACAAGAAGCCCAG GTTGAACACGAAAATACACGCAACAGAAATGGAGAAGCAACAGATTTTtatgatgatttgattgatctTGAAGAACTATTGGACGACGATACTTTGGAGCCTATGGCACCCTGA